A genomic region of Anaerobacillus alkaliphilus contains the following coding sequences:
- a CDS encoding ABC transporter permease, which yields MYNKEGVPLSLQTSPQPSIGQSPLKPKERPKGFKLFLYKCKEQRALLLMSLPFLIWLFIFRYVPLYGWTMAFQDFKPARPILEQTYVGFKHFEFLFSNPRFLEVMRNTIAMSFINLVLGFVTAIGLAILLNELKNLTFKRVVQTISYMPHFLSWVVAASIVSYSLSMENGIVNILLVNLGILKEPILWLGVGEYFWGIIGASDVWKNVGWNSIIYLAAIAMIDTEQYEAAEIDGATRIQKIWYITLPAMKPVIIILLIMNMGYILDSGFEAQYLLMNPMNMDYAENLDIFVLRYGISMGNFSLATAAGIFKTVVSFIFLFSANHIAKKLGQARLF from the coding sequence ATGTACAACAAGGAGGGAGTACCATTGTCATTACAAACATCACCACAACCATCAATCGGACAAAGTCCGTTAAAGCCAAAAGAAAGACCAAAAGGCTTTAAGTTATTCTTGTACAAATGTAAAGAACAAAGAGCATTATTACTCATGAGTCTTCCGTTTTTAATCTGGTTATTTATCTTTAGATATGTACCGCTATACGGTTGGACAATGGCGTTTCAAGATTTTAAACCAGCTAGACCAATATTAGAACAAACGTATGTTGGATTTAAGCACTTTGAATTTTTATTTTCAAATCCGAGATTTTTAGAAGTAATGCGAAACACAATTGCGATGAGTTTTATCAACTTAGTGCTAGGATTTGTAACAGCGATTGGATTGGCTATTCTATTAAATGAATTAAAGAATTTGACGTTCAAACGTGTTGTACAAACAATTAGTTACATGCCACACTTCTTATCATGGGTAGTAGCAGCAAGTATCGTATCTTACTCACTATCTATGGAAAACGGAATTGTTAACATTTTACTAGTAAACTTAGGAATTTTAAAAGAGCCTATTTTATGGTTAGGAGTAGGAGAATATTTCTGGGGTATTATTGGTGCTTCAGATGTATGGAAAAACGTTGGTTGGAACTCAATTATTTATCTAGCGGCAATTGCTATGATTGATACTGAGCAGTACGAAGCAGCTGAAATTGATGGAGCAACTAGGATCCAAAAAATCTGGTATATTACTCTACCAGCTATGAAACCAGTAATTATTATTCTTTTAATTATGAACATGGGTTATATCTTAGATTCAGGGTTTGAAGCACAATACTTGTTAATGAACCCAATGAATATGGATTATGCTGAAAACTTAGATATTTTCGTATTAAGATACGGTATTTCCATGGGGAATTTCTCTTTAGCAACAGCAGCAGGTATCTTTAAAACTGTAGTCAGCTTTATTTTCTTATTCTCAGCAAATCATATTGCTAAGAAACTAGGACAAGCGAGACTATTCTAG
- a CDS encoding carbohydrate ABC transporter permease gives MKFLPKLTGRKRSIDDIIFDSVNTVFLILLCIVMLYPMLNTLAVSLNDATDSIRGGIYLWPREFTFYSYQHVFGESQLLHAGLISVLRTVVGTAISVFCTAMVAYTISRQYFVLRKFVTIAFVLTMYFSGGLIPTYLLMRELSLIGTFWIYIIPGIIGVFNLIVVRSFIEGLPDTIFESAKIDGAGEFTMFFKIALPLSLPVIATISLFVAVGQWNSWFDVFLYNSSKPELSTLQYELMKILQTSSANTSSRTAADAFANAGNVSANTVTPTSIRAAMTMIVSIPIICVYPFLQKYFVKGLTLGGVKG, from the coding sequence ATGAAATTTTTACCTAAATTAACAGGTCGTAAACGTTCTATAGATGATATCATCTTTGACTCAGTGAATACGGTATTTTTAATCTTATTATGTATTGTAATGTTATACCCAATGTTAAATACGTTAGCAGTATCACTGAATGACGCTACAGACTCAATCAGAGGAGGAATATACCTTTGGCCGAGAGAATTTACGTTTTATAGCTATCAACATGTATTTGGTGAATCTCAATTATTACATGCAGGGCTCATTTCAGTTTTAAGAACAGTAGTTGGAACTGCAATCTCAGTTTTTTGTACAGCGATGGTTGCTTACACAATTAGTCGTCAGTACTTTGTACTACGTAAATTTGTAACAATCGCTTTCGTATTAACTATGTATTTCAGTGGTGGTTTAATTCCAACGTATTTATTAATGAGAGAACTTTCATTGATCGGAACGTTCTGGATCTATATCATTCCTGGGATTATCGGGGTATTTAACTTAATTGTTGTTCGTTCATTTATTGAAGGTTTACCTGATACAATCTTTGAATCAGCGAAGATTGATGGTGCGGGCGAGTTTACAATGTTCTTCAAAATCGCATTGCCATTAAGTTTACCAGTAATTGCAACAATTTCTTTATTCGTTGCTGTAGGTCAGTGGAATTCTTGGTTTGACGTGTTCCTATATAACTCATCAAAACCAGAATTAAGCACCCTTCAATACGAACTAATGAAAATCTTACAAACGTCAAGTGCCAATACTTCTTCCAGGACGGCCGCAGACGCCTTTGCCAATGCGGGTAATGTAAGTGCAAACACAGTGACACCAACATCTATTCGCGCAGCGATGACGATGATTGTAAGTATTCCTATTATTTGTGTGTACCCATTCTTACAAAAATACTTTGTTAAAGGTTTAACTTTAGGTGGAGTAAAAGGATAA